One window of Akkermansia biwaensis genomic DNA carries:
- a CDS encoding ligand-binding sensor domain-containing protein: protein MAWTNGGFILASGNAGSGNAAAPANRLPACPVSFLMDAVADARGNVWVAAEAGGVWKLEAGTWRAMHREPGFPPTMNCYAIAEDLQGRIWVGTDNQGVAVWNGETWKTYDQLSGLLGERVFAIRISPVTGLVALATSGGLSLYDPAGKTWRGITRAEGLLEDQIEALAFTPGEDLHVAYQCGGVSSASRRDGYGKWRHSQARWYWDRGQRMRQPAERCGTFLPSNLCNAIAVQEERVVWIGTNAGLVRGINGKYLFTRGRDFQEKNKGLFGGMPKDYRPVESMVIDPVPDLLPEDYVTALFPTPDGIWVGFRQQGAALVDARTMKMKKRALHTHSNVRARWVRAFVALPGGRLCAATNGGGLLPVGESGEKRHAGKAVATMAKEHPVPMPYADGEECRRLEQLFRQPDSSAPAPVTYFHEDWSTQGDWCERYGINYAMLCAMNAPINNVTYNFSWGFKFSVGGWMGPHRKKNDDLRHWVHWVNKPDNRNVLFCPTSGMRTEAEWDDHGEVYSYSFDGPDVWALVRVPEGRHLVSLYFYNPNGREKLNGHRDFVVEARKILRSSVPPKILTRDIPIRELKLPPDCMIEELERQLASPVLARCRVKDFSGSGVYKTFLMNGGGCYGFRVVRNNSMNTILNGVFLTGLASSARKNRLMRAAYGPVRPQPPSVAHLPLKDIPREALSLWSACQSWDQGGNRWIYQWKRCAFRAYTALLRYPDRLDDLMSAWRWQLGYWTPQDRVHSAKMLEDTWASNQEDFVPYRSRNWTPYSPNVVSFTVEECGNMLYTGLDWKEFRNMEPDHPKVLEAKKVIREYIRNKEKQKK from the coding sequence TTGGCGTGGACAAATGGAGGTTTTATCCTGGCTTCCGGGAATGCGGGAAGCGGAAATGCGGCGGCTCCGGCGAACCGGCTTCCTGCCTGTCCCGTCTCCTTCCTGATGGACGCGGTAGCGGATGCACGAGGAAATGTATGGGTGGCGGCGGAGGCTGGGGGCGTCTGGAAGCTGGAAGCCGGAACTTGGCGCGCCATGCATCGGGAGCCGGGATTTCCCCCCACCATGAATTGCTATGCCATTGCCGAGGACTTGCAGGGCCGGATCTGGGTGGGGACGGACAACCAGGGAGTGGCTGTCTGGAACGGCGAGACATGGAAGACTTACGATCAGCTTTCCGGATTATTGGGAGAACGCGTGTTTGCCATCCGGATAAGTCCCGTGACGGGTTTGGTAGCGTTGGCAACCTCCGGCGGTCTGTCCCTATACGATCCTGCCGGAAAAACGTGGAGAGGCATCACCCGGGCGGAAGGATTGCTGGAGGACCAGATTGAGGCGCTGGCCTTTACTCCCGGGGAAGACTTGCACGTGGCCTATCAATGCGGAGGTGTCAGTTCCGCTTCTCGCCGGGACGGCTACGGGAAATGGCGCCATTCCCAGGCCAGATGGTACTGGGACAGGGGGCAGAGGATGAGACAGCCCGCCGAACGCTGCGGAACCTTCCTGCCCTCCAATTTGTGCAACGCCATTGCCGTTCAGGAGGAGCGCGTGGTTTGGATAGGCACCAACGCGGGGCTGGTGAGGGGTATCAACGGAAAATACCTGTTCACGAGGGGAAGGGATTTCCAGGAGAAGAACAAGGGATTGTTCGGCGGAATGCCGAAGGATTACCGTCCTGTGGAATCCATGGTTATTGATCCCGTGCCCGATCTTCTGCCGGAAGACTACGTCACGGCTCTGTTTCCTACCCCGGACGGGATATGGGTGGGGTTCCGGCAGCAGGGCGCGGCATTGGTGGACGCCCGTACCATGAAGATGAAAAAAAGGGCGCTTCATACCCATTCCAACGTGCGCGCCAGATGGGTCCGCGCGTTTGTGGCGCTGCCCGGCGGCAGGCTGTGCGCGGCTACCAATGGCGGGGGCTTGCTACCGGTGGGTGAGAGCGGGGAAAAGCGTCATGCCGGAAAAGCGGTTGCAACCATGGCGAAGGAGCATCCCGTTCCCATGCCGTACGCAGACGGTGAGGAATGCCGTCGGCTGGAGCAATTGTTCCGTCAGCCGGACTCTTCCGCCCCCGCTCCCGTGACGTATTTTCATGAAGACTGGAGCACGCAGGGAGACTGGTGCGAACGTTATGGCATCAATTACGCCATGCTGTGCGCCATGAATGCGCCGATCAATAATGTAACATACAATTTTTCATGGGGATTTAAATTTTCCGTAGGAGGATGGATGGGGCCGCACCGGAAGAAAAATGACGATTTGCGCCACTGGGTGCATTGGGTCAACAAGCCGGACAACAGGAACGTGCTGTTCTGCCCCACCAGCGGCATGCGGACGGAGGCGGAATGGGACGATCACGGAGAAGTTTATTCCTATTCCTTTGACGGGCCGGATGTGTGGGCGCTGGTTCGGGTGCCGGAGGGAAGGCATTTGGTGTCCCTGTATTTTTACAATCCCAACGGCAGGGAGAAGCTGAACGGTCACCGGGATTTCGTGGTGGAAGCCCGGAAAATTCTTCGTTCCTCTGTTCCTCCCAAGATTCTGACCAGAGACATACCGATCAGGGAATTGAAACTTCCGCCGGACTGTATGATTGAGGAATTGGAACGTCAACTGGCGTCCCCCGTGCTGGCTCGGTGCCGGGTGAAGGATTTTTCCGGGAGCGGCGTGTATAAAACGTTCCTGATGAACGGAGGTGGGTGCTACGGTTTTCGTGTGGTCAGAAACAACTCCATGAACACGATTCTAAACGGCGTGTTTCTGACGGGACTGGCTTCTTCGGCACGGAAAAACAGGCTGATGCGGGCAGCTTATGGGCCCGTCCGTCCGCAGCCTCCGTCGGTTGCCCACTTGCCTCTGAAAGATATTCCACGGGAAGCGCTTTCTCTTTGGTCCGCCTGCCAGAGCTGGGACCAGGGAGGGAACAGGTGGATCTACCAGTGGAAACGTTGTGCGTTCCGTGCTTATACGGCGTTATTGCGTTATCCGGACAGACTGGATGATTTAATGTCTGCCTGGCGGTGGCAGTTGGGGTACTGGACTCCGCAGGATCGGGTGCACTCCGCCAAAATGCTGGAAGATACATGGGCCTCCAACCAGGAAGACTTTGTGCCATACCGCTCCAGAAATTGGACGCCGTATAGCCCGAACGTAGTTTCCTTCACCGTTGAAGAATGTGGAAACATGCTCTACACCGGATTGGATTGGAAGGAATTCAGGAATATGGAGCCGGATCACCCCAAGGTATTGGAAGCCAAAAAGGTGATTCGGGAATATATCAGAAACAAGGAAAAACAGAAAAAATGA
- a CDS encoding Rid family hydrolase: MAGKLREISVWDDGTGTGERFFCMTAEPGGSFEEELHSLMDRYRESGGDGGDEFLLRFHVSDPARQSELLSRVVKGRRSYVSIVGQPPANGSRVALEAWHLGGMLGKSKEETEEGTVLVARRKHYRLFLAGRRTAAVCGSHDQMQEEFRWLDRVAAAQGGTVPALVHRTWIYCRDIDNNYRGLVEGRNESFDRYGLSPENHYIASTGIEGCTETPGRLLHMDSLGIAGLKQGQVRYMEAPDYLSPTHLYRVAFERGARIVYGDRSHYFISGTASIDAAGNIVHPGNVKRQTVRTLENMRALMERSGGSLSHLKQAVVYLRDWADRDVVECALMDSPLAHVPHLLLKAPVCRPGWLVEIDGIAVNGAGDSSFAPL; this comes from the coding sequence ATGGCTGGAAAACTACGGGAAATATCCGTATGGGATGATGGAACCGGAACAGGGGAACGTTTCTTCTGCATGACTGCGGAACCGGGCGGAAGCTTTGAGGAAGAGTTGCATTCCCTGATGGACAGGTACCGTGAATCGGGTGGAGACGGAGGAGACGAGTTCCTGCTGCGCTTCCATGTCAGCGATCCTGCCCGGCAGTCGGAACTGCTGAGCCGTGTGGTGAAAGGGCGTCGTTCCTATGTTTCCATCGTAGGACAGCCCCCGGCAAACGGTTCCCGCGTGGCGTTGGAGGCATGGCATCTGGGCGGCATGCTGGGAAAAAGCAAGGAGGAAACGGAAGAAGGAACGGTACTGGTGGCGCGGAGGAAGCATTACCGCCTGTTTCTGGCAGGCAGGCGCACGGCTGCCGTGTGCGGCAGCCACGACCAGATGCAGGAGGAATTCCGCTGGCTGGACCGTGTGGCCGCCGCGCAGGGAGGAACTGTCCCGGCTCTGGTTCACCGCACCTGGATTTACTGCCGGGACATTGACAACAACTATCGGGGGCTGGTGGAAGGCCGCAATGAGAGCTTTGACCGTTACGGACTGAGTCCGGAGAACCATTACATCGCCAGCACCGGCATTGAAGGCTGTACGGAAACGCCGGGGCGCCTGCTGCACATGGACAGCCTGGGCATTGCCGGGCTGAAGCAGGGGCAGGTCAGGTACATGGAAGCTCCGGACTACCTTTCTCCCACGCACCTGTACCGGGTGGCTTTTGAACGCGGCGCCCGCATCGTGTACGGCGACCGCTCCCATTACTTCATCTCCGGCACGGCCAGCATTGATGCGGCGGGGAACATCGTTCATCCCGGGAATGTGAAGCGCCAGACCGTGCGCACCCTGGAAAACATGCGTGCGCTGATGGAACGGAGCGGTGGAAGCCTTTCCCACCTGAAGCAGGCCGTCGTGTATTTGCGGGACTGGGCGGACCGGGATGTGGTCGAGTGTGCGCTGATGGATTCTCCGCTGGCGCACGTGCCGCACCTGCTGTTGAAAGCTCCGGTGTGCCGTCCGGGCTGGCTGGTGGAAATAGACGGCATCGCCGTCAATGGAGCGGGAGATTCTTCTTTTGCTCCCTTGTGA
- a CDS encoding SUMF1/EgtB/PvdO family nonheme iron enzyme → MFDYYSLLRLSFLGCAVMFSSVLQAAALQPWLRDLSGIPLPASGKDGNEWMKKLWTRTADYVASVPELEAADDCGDAMVMLAPVFRAWPDAEAAGARLAEILSLPVEQAGPVSSWNDLMKHEDAILKQIRFIRLKKLASCYDAGAIRRAVARNREKYGERYPDADKFLERLDAWEKKLGPIQPWIEKAGPDQEDILRELVELRKKALIDSLPEQDSVREWVAVRRFNPSGGSSFNHDRPANWQGISSMPGPGRVYRSGIMKFSGTSSSSPAGRLLEDDRWMGHLELDFSGERLMFTGNRFGKKEQRPWDVFELDLKTGKKESLTAHMPADTDSYNSCYLPDGRIIFINTSGMQGVPCVTGVDYVGNIHLYDREKKTTRRLTFDQDNNWFPTMLPDGRVMFLRWEYTESAHYFSRVLMHMNPDGSDQKEYYGSNSYWPNSLFNARPLPGRPGMFAGIVSGHHGVKRLGELVIFDVNRGRTATEGAVQKIPGYGKPVENVTRDQLVEGLKTPYFAEPYPLSAETFLAVSSPSGTGGVTNVVWCDVYDNIVPLTASSYFIYADPTPLRPRKKPPVLHDRVKPDDKTATVYVSDVYRGRAMEGVPRGEARSLRVFMSEYSPRDTGSHYAMGMESNWDLKVLYGTVPVNPDGSAIFTAPANQPLTLQVLDGQGRALALMRSWFTAMPGETLSCIGCHEHQNAAPPARPVMASRQKPADIVPWYGPARTFSFVNEVQPVLDRHCIRCHSAENKSRQGVPDFMTLEAVKGAPAPGSVAYWNLHPYVRRNGPEGNYLGLAPTEFAVDTSELYQLLKKGHHHVDMPEEDWHRLVTWMDMNAPYLGEWLGERNENLLKRRYDLHKMFSGVERNYVTMKDSRFRRDAGANVSHSGCSVPSPRRENITVPSPQNETLTLDLGNGVNMAFRRIPSGEFTMGSELETPAEKPVAKVRMEKPFWMGEAEVTLEQYRQFDPEYLNGWYDMHYKDQVRPGYDMDANPRFPVIRVPWTKAMEFCRWLSAKTGKKVTLPTEAQWEYAARGGVETDFFFGGRDSDFSAYANLGDVTLKELAVSGVDPKPIRNPNRFWDFVPRDEKFNDGTLHLAPVKSYRPNGYGLYDMIGNAAEWTRSEYRPYPWNGKDGRNETLDSRVPRTVRGGSWYDRPRRATSSWRWGYPGWRPVYNVGFRVIIED, encoded by the coding sequence ATGTTTGACTATTATTCCCTTCTCCGCCTTTCCTTCCTGGGCTGTGCCGTAATGTTCTCCAGCGTGCTCCAGGCTGCCGCCTTGCAGCCGTGGCTGCGGGATTTGTCCGGAATTCCTCTTCCAGCATCTGGGAAAGACGGGAATGAGTGGATGAAAAAATTGTGGACCCGGACGGCGGATTATGTAGCGTCTGTTCCCGAGCTGGAAGCCGCCGATGACTGCGGGGATGCCATGGTGATGCTGGCTCCAGTGTTCCGGGCGTGGCCGGATGCGGAAGCGGCGGGGGCAAGACTGGCTGAAATTCTTTCCCTGCCCGTGGAGCAGGCGGGTCCCGTCTCTTCATGGAATGACCTGATGAAGCATGAAGACGCCATTCTGAAGCAAATCCGCTTCATCAGATTGAAAAAGCTGGCTTCCTGTTATGATGCAGGGGCCATCCGCCGTGCCGTCGCCCGCAACCGGGAAAAATATGGAGAACGGTATCCGGATGCCGACAAATTCCTGGAGCGGCTTGATGCCTGGGAAAAAAAGCTGGGGCCTATCCAGCCGTGGATTGAAAAGGCCGGACCGGACCAAGAAGATATCCTGAGGGAACTGGTGGAATTACGCAAAAAGGCTCTGATCGACTCCCTGCCGGAGCAGGATTCCGTTAGGGAATGGGTGGCGGTGCGGCGGTTCAACCCGTCCGGCGGAAGCTCCTTCAACCATGACCGCCCGGCCAACTGGCAGGGCATCAGCAGCATGCCGGGGCCCGGGCGCGTGTACCGCAGCGGCATCATGAAATTCAGCGGCACGTCTTCCTCTTCCCCGGCGGGCCGCCTTTTGGAGGACGACCGCTGGATGGGGCATCTGGAACTGGATTTTTCCGGGGAACGGCTCATGTTTACGGGCAACCGCTTCGGAAAAAAGGAACAGCGGCCCTGGGACGTTTTTGAACTGGACCTGAAAACCGGGAAAAAGGAATCCCTTACCGCCCACATGCCGGCGGACACGGACAGCTACAACTCCTGCTACCTGCCGGACGGCCGCATCATCTTCATTAATACCTCCGGCATGCAGGGCGTGCCCTGCGTCACCGGAGTGGATTACGTGGGGAACATCCACCTTTACGACCGCGAGAAGAAGACGACCCGGCGGCTCACCTTTGACCAGGACAACAACTGGTTCCCCACCATGCTTCCGGACGGCCGCGTGATGTTCCTGCGCTGGGAGTACACGGAAAGCGCCCACTACTTCAGCCGCGTGCTGATGCACATGAACCCCGACGGCAGCGATCAGAAGGAATATTACGGCTCCAACTCCTATTGGCCCAACAGTCTGTTTAACGCCCGCCCCCTTCCCGGCAGGCCGGGTATGTTTGCGGGCATTGTCAGCGGACACCATGGAGTCAAGCGGCTGGGGGAACTGGTCATCTTTGATGTGAACCGGGGGCGCACCGCCACGGAGGGCGCGGTGCAGAAAATTCCCGGATATGGAAAACCCGTGGAAAACGTGACCAGGGACCAGTTGGTGGAGGGATTGAAGACTCCCTATTTTGCAGAACCGTACCCGTTGAGCGCGGAAACCTTCCTGGCCGTCTCCTCCCCTTCCGGCACGGGAGGAGTGACCAACGTGGTCTGGTGCGACGTGTACGACAACATCGTCCCCCTGACGGCTTCCTCCTACTTCATTTATGCCGATCCTACACCCTTGAGGCCGCGGAAAAAGCCCCCCGTGCTGCATGACCGCGTGAAGCCGGACGACAAAACGGCCACGGTATATGTTTCCGACGTGTACCGCGGCCGGGCCATGGAGGGCGTGCCCAGGGGGGAAGCCAGGTCTTTGCGCGTATTCATGTCGGAATACAGCCCGCGGGACACGGGCAGCCATTATGCCATGGGCATGGAAAGCAACTGGGATTTGAAGGTGCTGTACGGAACGGTGCCCGTGAATCCGGACGGGTCCGCCATCTTCACCGCCCCCGCCAACCAGCCTTTGACCCTTCAGGTGCTGGACGGGCAGGGCCGCGCGCTGGCCCTGATGCGGAGCTGGTTCACGGCCATGCCGGGAGAGACTTTAAGCTGCATCGGCTGCCATGAGCACCAGAACGCCGCGCCTCCCGCCAGGCCGGTGATGGCTTCCAGGCAAAAGCCTGCTGACATTGTCCCGTGGTATGGGCCGGCCCGTACGTTTTCCTTCGTCAATGAGGTGCAGCCGGTGCTGGACCGCCATTGCATCCGCTGCCATTCCGCGGAGAACAAAAGCAGGCAGGGGGTGCCGGATTTCATGACTCTGGAGGCCGTCAAGGGTGCTCCGGCGCCGGGTTCCGTGGCTTATTGGAATCTGCATCCGTATGTGCGCCGCAACGGACCGGAAGGAAACTATCTGGGATTGGCTCCCACGGAATTTGCTGTAGATACGTCCGAACTCTACCAGTTGCTCAAAAAAGGGCATCATCATGTGGACATGCCGGAGGAAGACTGGCACCGTCTGGTGACCTGGATGGACATGAACGCCCCCTATCTGGGCGAATGGCTCGGAGAGCGCAATGAAAATCTGCTGAAGCGCCGCTATGACCTGCACAAGATGTTTTCCGGCGTGGAACGGAACTACGTGACCATGAAGGATTCCCGTTTCCGCAGGGATGCCGGGGCGAACGTGTCCCATAGCGGATGCTCCGTTCCTTCGCCCCGCCGGGAAAACATAACCGTTCCGTCCCCTCAGAATGAAACGCTGACGCTGGATTTGGGGAACGGCGTAAACATGGCGTTCCGCCGCATCCCGTCGGGAGAATTCACGATGGGAAGCGAGCTGGAAACTCCCGCGGAAAAGCCCGTTGCCAAAGTGCGGATGGAAAAGCCGTTCTGGATGGGAGAGGCGGAAGTCACCCTGGAACAATACCGCCAATTTGATCCGGAATACCTCAACGGCTGGTACGACATGCACTACAAGGACCAGGTCAGGCCCGGGTACGACATGGATGCCAATCCGCGGTTTCCGGTTATCCGTGTGCCGTGGACGAAGGCCATGGAATTCTGCCGCTGGCTTTCCGCAAAAACAGGTAAAAAGGTAACTCTGCCCACGGAGGCGCAGTGGGAATATGCCGCGCGGGGCGGAGTGGAGACGGACTTCTTTTTCGGCGGCCGCGATTCCGATTTTTCCGCCTATGCCAATCTGGGAGACGTGACGCTGAAGGAACTGGCCGTCTCCGGCGTGGATCCCAAGCCGATCAGGAATCCCAACCGTTTCTGGGACTTCGTGCCCAGGGATGAAAAATTCAATGACGGAACGCTGCACCTGGCTCCCGTGAAAAGCTACAGGCCGAACGGCTACGGACTGTACGACATGATCGGAAATGCCGCGGAATGGACCCGTTCGGAATACAGACCCTATCCGTGGAACGGGAAGGACGGCCGCAACGAGACCCTGGATTCCCGCGTTCCCCGCACGGTGCGCGGCGGCTCCTGGTATGACCGCCCCAGACGGGCCACGTCCTCCTGGCGCTGGGGATATCCCGGCTGGCGTCCCGTGTACAACGTGGGCTTCCGTGTGATTATTGAAGACTGA